TCAGTCCCGTATAGTTAGGGTTGATTTCACCCATATCTTCGAATTGCATAAAAAAATCTATAAATTGCCAATAGGTTATCCGACCCGCCAGGCCGGTAAAAGAAAATGCCATATTGCTGCTGCTTTGGGCAGTCGTTTCAGGGTAATACAAATACAAGGACACCGCCGCAGGATCCATGCGCTCGCCCCCCGACAGTTTTACATCCACTAAAAAACCTATAATTGCAATTTGCATACCAATCCAATTTCCATGCCGGAAGGCTAGCTTTTTCACTTTTTACAGCAATTCCCTTTCCATACTGATAACTTCCACTCCATTATGGTTCTCAATAAAGCGTACAACTGTGTCCAGAACACTTTGTATATGGGCTATATCACCGCTGACAGCGCTTATGCCCACTGTTGAATATCTCCGGTTGTCCTGCCGGCCAACCTCCGCCACCGATACATTGAAACGGTGCTTCAACCTTTCCAGCAAGCTTTTCAGCACCTTTCTCTTGTCCTTTAATGAATCCGAACCGGCCAGTAACAATTCCAGAGTCAATACTCCCACCACCATTACCTTCCCTCCAACACTTCAATTTACGATACATATATAAATTATCATAAAGATGCAACCATAAAAAACCCCCTCACCGGCAATGGAGGGGGAAGTCGTCAGTAATCAAGATTTTTCATAAATTCATTATACTCTTCTTCTGAAACCGTGCGCCAGCTTAGTTTGCCCGATCGGGATACACCGATGAGCTGGTGTATAATCTCTATTTCTTCGACATAGCGCGCAATATCAATTTTTTGTATACCTTCGGGTGTACCATTAAATAATATAA
This sequence is a window from Desulfallas thermosapovorans DSM 6562. Protein-coding genes within it:
- a CDS encoding DUF503 domain-containing protein, with amino-acid sequence MVVGVLTLELLLAGSDSLKDKRKVLKSLLERLKHRFNVSVAEVGRQDNRRYSTVGISAVSGDIAHIQSVLDTVVRFIENHNGVEVISMERELL